The Halofilum ochraceum genome includes a region encoding these proteins:
- a CDS encoding efflux RND transporter periplasmic adaptor subunit, protein MTDNNHRESRTALAALLLLALTACGNDSPDSGSSEQQQPPRVTVSGIELQAVDVREQYAGRARGAREVEVRPRIEGILETRAYTEGAMVEQGETLFRIDPEPFEAAVDSAEAQLQNARANLRQAERDWERVQSLYADDAISTRERDAAQSAVELARADVALARAGLRTAEIELGYTTVEAPLDGVTSLEALPEGSLVGPGDLLTTVTQLNPIHVRFALPERDALARREARRAMTAGADDDVDSERRAVLILPDGERYEREGQLDFTNASIDPDTGTVRARAVFPNPDQRLTPGLFVRVELRTATLEDVAVISEAAVTSDQDGPAVYTVNDDDQVVLTSVELGPVVDAGQVIESGLGDGDRVVVSGLSGLRDGIDVEVQDADSGEDD, encoded by the coding sequence ATGACCGACAACAACCACCGCGAGTCGCGCACGGCTCTCGCGGCGCTACTGCTGCTGGCCCTTACGGCCTGCGGCAACGACTCCCCGGACAGCGGCAGCAGTGAACAGCAACAACCGCCACGCGTAACGGTATCCGGGATCGAGCTGCAGGCGGTCGATGTCCGCGAACAGTACGCCGGGCGCGCCCGCGGCGCGCGCGAAGTGGAGGTGCGCCCCCGGATCGAGGGCATTCTCGAAACCCGTGCGTATACCGAAGGCGCCATGGTCGAACAGGGGGAGACGCTGTTCCGGATCGACCCGGAGCCGTTCGAGGCCGCGGTGGACAGTGCCGAAGCGCAACTGCAGAACGCCCGCGCCAATCTGCGCCAGGCCGAGCGCGACTGGGAGCGCGTCCAGTCCCTGTACGCGGACGACGCGATCAGTACCCGTGAGCGCGACGCCGCCCAGTCCGCGGTCGAACTGGCCCGGGCCGATGTCGCCCTCGCCCGGGCCGGCCTGCGCACGGCGGAGATCGAACTCGGCTATACCACGGTGGAGGCGCCGCTGGATGGCGTCACGAGCCTGGAGGCCCTGCCGGAGGGGAGTCTGGTCGGCCCCGGCGACCTGCTGACCACAGTGACGCAGTTGAATCCGATCCACGTACGCTTCGCCCTGCCGGAGCGCGACGCGCTCGCCCGACGCGAGGCGCGGCGGGCGATGACCGCCGGGGCGGATGACGATGTCGACAGCGAGCGCCGGGCCGTGCTCATACTGCCCGATGGCGAGCGCTACGAGCGCGAAGGCCAACTCGACTTCACCAACGCGAGCATCGACCCGGACACCGGCACCGTCCGCGCCCGGGCGGTATTTCCCAACCCCGATCAACGCCTGACCCCCGGGCTCTTCGTGCGTGTTGAACTGCGCACGGCGACGCTGGAAGACGTCGCGGTTATCTCGGAAGCGGCGGTCACCTCCGATCAGGACGGTCCCGCCGTGTATACGGTCAACGACGACGACCAGGTCGTCCTCACGTCGGTCGAGCTCGGCCCGGTCGTAGATGCGGGCCAGGTCATCGAGTCCGGGCTCGGCGACGGTGACCGGGTGGTCGTCTCCGGGCTCAGCGGGCTGCGCGACGGTATCGACGTCGAGGTGCAGGATGCCGATTCCGGGGAGGACGACTGA
- a CDS encoding TetR family transcriptional regulator: MAKKTKAESEATRELLLDAAEEAFLENGVARTSLDAIARRAGHTRGAIYWHFQDKSALFQAMLDRVRLPLGDLVEEFARDSGEDPVEVLRRLCAFGLQRLIDDPRHHRVYTILLLRCELVGDMNPSVESQEQLVMEVLDLFERQFVRAREIGRLNPAIPPPVAASALHTYMSGLFMQYLRDPVHCDLENHRDTLLAVFFDWVAK, encoded by the coding sequence ATGGCCAAGAAAACCAAAGCGGAATCGGAAGCCACCCGGGAACTGCTGCTCGACGCGGCGGAGGAGGCCTTCCTGGAAAACGGAGTGGCCCGGACCTCGCTCGATGCGATCGCCCGACGCGCGGGTCATACCCGCGGTGCTATCTACTGGCATTTCCAGGACAAGAGCGCGCTCTTCCAGGCCATGCTGGATCGCGTCCGCCTGCCGCTTGGCGATCTAGTCGAGGAGTTCGCACGCGATAGCGGTGAGGACCCGGTGGAGGTCCTGCGCCGGCTTTGCGCCTTTGGCCTTCAGCGTCTGATCGACGATCCGCGGCATCATCGTGTCTATACCATCCTGCTGCTGCGCTGCGAACTCGTTGGAGATATGAATCCGTCAGTCGAAAGTCAGGAGCAGTTGGTGATGGAAGTACTGGACCTGTTCGAGCGGCAGTTCGTTCGCGCGCGCGAAATCGGGCGCCTCAATCCGGCGATCCCGCCGCCGGTCGCGGCCTCTGCCCTGCATACCTACATGTCCGGACTGTTCATGCAGTATCTGCGCGATCCCGTGCATTGCGATCTGGAGAATCATCGCGACACGCTGCTGGCGGTGTTCTTCGACTGGGTGGCCAAGTGA
- a CDS encoding nucleotidyltransferase family protein, with protein MKPADALAANRAAIRRVVESHHARNPRVFGSVLHGDDTDESDLDLFVDPTPETTLFDIGAIQHELEELLGVRVDIVTPNGLPDRTREQILAEAQPV; from the coding sequence ATGAAACCCGCTGACGCGCTGGCCGCGAACCGGGCCGCGATCCGCCGCGTCGTCGAGTCGCACCATGCACGCAATCCGCGGGTCTTCGGATCGGTTCTACATGGCGACGACACGGATGAAAGCGACCTCGATCTGTTCGTCGACCCGACACCGGAGACGACGCTGTTCGATATCGGAGCGATCCAGCACGAGCTCGAAGAGCTGCTCGGCGTGCGGGTCGACATCGTGACGCCGAACGGCCTGCCCGACCGGACCCGAGAGCAAATTTTGGCCGAGGCCCAGCCGGTATAG
- a CDS encoding 3'-5' exonuclease, which yields MSTPARHIAVVDLECSCSDTNNGDDTVRRADMETIEIGAVMLRRHDFEPVDEFERFVYPVVHHELTDFCKELTSITQHNVDAAPRFPEVYWRFTEWLAHWQCAQWGSWGNFDAYQLELDAKRHGIQHELSNLPAHVNVKKFWAQQWQMKRVGLGRAVQTAGLEFEGRAHRGIDDARMIGKLLPGVGWPRIPQGAPIRPGFED from the coding sequence ATGAGTACTCCTGCCCGACATATCGCCGTTGTTGACCTGGAATGTAGCTGCTCGGATACGAATAACGGCGACGACACCGTCCGCCGTGCGGACATGGAAACGATCGAGATCGGCGCGGTCATGCTCCGCCGCCACGATTTCGAGCCGGTCGATGAGTTCGAACGCTTTGTGTACCCGGTGGTGCATCACGAGCTGACGGACTTCTGTAAAGAGCTCACCAGCATTACGCAGCACAACGTCGACGCCGCCCCGCGGTTCCCGGAGGTCTACTGGCGATTCACCGAATGGCTCGCCCACTGGCAGTGCGCTCAATGGGGCAGTTGGGGCAATTTCGACGCGTACCAGCTCGAATTAGATGCCAAACGGCACGGCATCCAGCACGAGTTAAGCAATCTGCCGGCCCATGTGAACGTGAAGAAGTTTTGGGCTCAGCAATGGCAAATGAAGCGCGTCGGCCTCGGGCGCGCGGTGCAGACCGCCGGCCTTGAATTCGAGGGCCGTGCGCACCGCGGTATCGACGACGCTCGCATGATCGGCAAGCTGCTGCCCGGTGTCGGTTGGCCGCGGATCCCCCAAGGGGCGCCGATCCGGCCCGGATTCGAGGATTGA
- a CDS encoding GGDEF domain-containing protein, translated as MWCSVRDIDRAPEALVSLNLLSLVVATSVRYSRRALADLAERDPLTGVGNRRALNAGAGIALQRRIAGTPAAMLLLDIDHFKAVNDTYGHAVGDRILVELTGVITATVRASDDVFRYGGEELLVLANGATTQAAAQLAETLRKRIEEYTFDQSLGITVSISVAEAEPEDTLTSWFASVDAMLYQAKHDGRNQVRVHEQ; from the coding sequence GTGTGGTGTTCGGTTCGTGATATCGATCGCGCCCCCGAAGCGCTCGTCTCTCTCAACCTGCTCTCGCTCGTGGTCGCCACCAGCGTCCGCTATAGCCGCCGCGCGCTCGCCGACCTCGCCGAGCGCGATCCCCTTACCGGCGTCGGCAATCGTCGCGCCCTCAATGCGGGCGCCGGGATAGCACTACAGCGGCGTATCGCAGGTACTCCGGCAGCCATGTTGCTGCTCGACATCGACCATTTCAAAGCAGTGAACGACACCTATGGTCACGCCGTCGGCGATCGCATCCTCGTCGAGCTGACCGGGGTAATCACCGCGACGGTGCGCGCCAGCGACGATGTCTTCCGCTACGGGGGTGAGGAGCTGCTTGTTCTCGCCAACGGCGCCACTACCCAGGCCGCCGCACAGCTCGCCGAAACGCTCCGAAAGCGCATTGAAGAATACACTTTCGACCAGAGCCTTGGCATCACGGTATCAATCAGCGTCGCCGAGGCAGAACCGGAGGACACACTCACGTCCTGGTTCGCCAGCGTTGACGCAATGCTCTACCAAGCCAAACACGACGGACGTAATCAAGTCCGAGTTCATGAACAATAG
- a CDS encoding metallophosphoesterase: MRDRDLDTRELVQLIDRLRALIRGIDTTARRDLDFELNSAREWYERGDPVRAGLALAAAGEIDEAIADLPEARELLEFLLHETGWPRTLRIQYLSDLHVRQPDQLAIADASADVLVVAGDVANTWEGLRWIIEAASAPHVVFVAGNHDPLGEDCHEYRRKIRLIEAEDPARIHVLENDVLELGGLVIMGCTLWSDFRLAQISVDRALRQADDFMIEYQRVVDHAAWHGPRPVKTGQTCRPPPLSAATTRGWHLASRDWLDRTLRAYAGWNRVVVTHHAPHPNSVTVREGDRPHSWSDLAFDHWAPGAYASDCSELLAHADVWIHGHTHRVEDYAVGGCRVLSNPARDEAAYDPVRCIELAA; encoded by the coding sequence ATGCGCGACCGTGACCTCGACACCCGCGAGCTCGTCCAGCTGATTGATCGCCTGCGGGCGCTTATCCGCGGCATCGATACAACGGCCCGGCGGGATCTCGACTTCGAGCTGAACAGTGCGCGCGAGTGGTACGAGCGCGGTGATCCGGTCCGGGCCGGCCTCGCGCTGGCCGCCGCCGGAGAGATTGACGAGGCCATCGCGGACCTGCCGGAAGCGCGCGAGCTGCTCGAATTCCTGCTGCACGAGACCGGCTGGCCGCGGACGCTGCGGATTCAGTACCTGAGCGACCTGCATGTCCGGCAGCCCGATCAGTTGGCTATCGCTGACGCCAGTGCGGACGTGCTGGTGGTCGCTGGTGACGTGGCGAATACATGGGAAGGGCTGCGCTGGATCATCGAGGCGGCGAGCGCCCCGCACGTGGTTTTCGTGGCCGGCAACCACGACCCGCTCGGCGAGGACTGCCACGAGTACCGCCGCAAGATCCGATTGATCGAGGCCGAGGATCCGGCACGGATCCACGTACTCGAAAACGACGTGCTTGAGCTCGGCGGCCTGGTGATCATGGGGTGCACGCTCTGGAGTGATTTCCGCCTGGCGCAGATCTCCGTCGACCGGGCGCTGCGTCAGGCCGACGACTTCATGATCGAGTACCAGCGCGTAGTCGATCACGCGGCTTGGCACGGGCCTCGCCCGGTTAAGACGGGGCAGACCTGTCGCCCGCCCCCGCTGTCCGCGGCGACGACACGCGGCTGGCACCTGGCCTCACGTGACTGGCTCGACCGGACCCTGCGCGCTTACGCCGGCTGGAACCGGGTCGTCGTGACTCATCACGCGCCGCATCCGAACAGCGTGACCGTGCGGGAAGGTGATCGCCCGCACTCGTGGTCCGATCTCGCGTTCGATCACTGGGCGCCCGGGGCCTACGCGAGCGACTGCAGTGAGCTGCTCGCGCATGCCGATGTCTGGATCCACGGCCATACCCACCGGGTCGAGGACTATGCCGTGGGCGGCTGCCGCGTTCTGAGCAATCCGGCCCGTGACGAGGCGGCCTATGACCCGGTGCGTTGTATTGAGCTGGCGGCTTGA